The segment GCGATGTTGTTGAGGGCCTCCCAACACATCCCGCCGGTGAGCGCACCGTCGCCGACAACAGCGACGACGTGCCGGTCGGTTTCGCCTTTGAGTGCGAAGGCTTTGGCCAGGCCGTCGGCGTAGGAGAGGGAAGCCGACGCATGCGATGACTCCACCCAGTCGTGTTCGCTCTCGACACGTGACGGGTAGCCGGACAGGCCGCCCTGCTTGCGGAGCGTGTCGAACAGACCGGTGCGCCCGGTCAGCATCTTGTGCACGTACGCCTGATGACCGGTGTCGAAGATGACGGGATCACGCGGGGAGTCGAAGATGCGATGAATCGCCAACGTCAGTTCCACGACACCGAGATTGGGACCGAGGTGGCCGCCGGTAGCGGACACCTTCTCGACGAGAAACGCACGGATCTCGCGAGCCAATTCGGCCAGCTCCGCACTGCCGAGGTCGCGCAGGTCCTCGGGCGTCTGAATTCGAGCTAGGACACCCAACGAGATCGCTCCCTCCGGCCGGAAAACACAATGGAAATTTCAGTCTACGGAGTTGCCGTGCCCTGCTGCTCCGCCCAGCGTCGTGACGCCGACAGTACCGTCGAACGTCGGGGTGCCCTGGGTCAGCCGCCCCTAACCTCGCCCGGTGTCGAATCGGACATCACACATACAGTGTGGCCTATGAGCAACGTGGTCGATGCCATCCTGCGCCGAGTTCACGAACTGTGCCGCGACGATACGTCCGGGCAGGTGGCGGACTACATCCCCGAGCTCGCTGCCGTCACGCCGGACGGGTTCGGTATCGCGCTGACGACCACGGACGGTTACGTCTACGAGGTCGGCGACACTCGACTCCCCTTCACGATCCAATCGATCTCCAAGCCGTTCACCTACGCACTGGCGTTGGCCGACCGGGGCATGGACGTCGTCGCGAGCAAGGTCGACGTCGAGCCGTCCGGTGAGCCGTTCAACGAGATCAGTCTCGACCCCGTCACCGAGCGCCCACGCAACCCGATGATCAACGCCGGTGCCATCACGTCGGCGTCGCTGATCGCGGGGCGAAGTGCCGAGGATCGATTCGAGCGCATTCGAGCCTCGTACTCGCGGTACGCGGGGAGGTCTCTGGCGTTCAACGATGCCGTGTACCGGTCGGAGGCGCGCACCGGCAATCGCAACCGCGCAATCGGCTACATGCTCCGTTCGTTCGACATCATCGACCACGATCCCGACGCCGCCGTCGATCTGTACTTCCGCCAGTGCTCGATCGACGTCACCGCCGCGGACCTCGCGATGATGGCGGCCACCATGGCCAACAACGGCGTCAACCCGCGCACGCGTGAACGCGCACTGGCACCGGCTCTGGTCGAGCGAGTGCTGTCGGTCATGACGACGTGTGGGATGTACGACGGTGCAGGCGACTGGGTCGCGAGGGTCGGCCTGCCGGCCAAGAGCGGGGTCGGCGGCGGGATCCTCGCGGTTCTCCCTGGACAGATGGGCATCGCCGTCTACTCCCCACGGCTCGATTCGCACGGCAACAGCGTGCGCGGAGTCGCCGCCTGCCGAGAACTCTCGAAACGCCTCGAACTGCACTTCCTGCACGTCACCCGAGCGGCGAAGTCCTCGATCCGGCGCCGCTACGTCGTCACCGAGGCACCCTCACGCAAACGGCGATCGGAGGTGGAACAGGCAACCTTGGCTGCCGTGGGCGATCGCGCCCGTGTGTACGAGCTGCACGGTGATCTGCTGTTCTCCGGTGCCGAGACTGCCGTCCGTGAGATCGGCGACCTCGATCGGGAACTCGACGCACTCGTCATCGATGTGCGAGGCGTCGACGAGGTCAGCGACATCGCTCGGACCATGTTCGAGGATCTACGTCAGGATCTGGCGGAGCACGGCTGTGTGGTGGGTCTGGTGGATCCCAGAGCGATCATGGGTCACACGACGTCGAGTCTCGACCCGGCCGACCCCGCTGGCCGAACCTACTCGAGCCTGGGTGCGGCCATCCAGTGGGCCGAGAATCTGTTGCTCGATCGCCATTGCTCGGGGGTGCGACAGCCGACCGTCGTCACCACGG is part of the Rhodococcus sp. SBT000017 genome and harbors:
- the glsA gene encoding glutaminase A translates to MSNVVDAILRRVHELCRDDTSGQVADYIPELAAVTPDGFGIALTTTDGYVYEVGDTRLPFTIQSISKPFTYALALADRGMDVVASKVDVEPSGEPFNEISLDPVTERPRNPMINAGAITSASLIAGRSAEDRFERIRASYSRYAGRSLAFNDAVYRSEARTGNRNRAIGYMLRSFDIIDHDPDAAVDLYFRQCSIDVTAADLAMMAATMANNGVNPRTRERALAPALVERVLSVMTTCGMYDGAGDWVARVGLPAKSGVGGGILAVLPGQMGIAVYSPRLDSHGNSVRGVAACRELSKRLELHFLHVTRAAKSSIRRRYVVTEAPSRKRRSEVEQATLAAVGDRARVYELHGDLLFSGAETAVREIGDLDRELDALVIDVRGVDEVSDIARTMFEDLRQDLAEHGCVVGLVDPRAIMGHTTSSLDPADPAGRTYSSLGAAIQWAENLLLDRHCSGVRQPTVVTTAEHPLLAGLSAAQFEAVTPYLEKRHYARGDVIVRHGDAAAGLFLMLRGEVTSTAVAADGGKHRITTLSPGMSFGEMPLLMSVPFLLDMVADTPVDLVVVSTAHFQALTRDAPEIKLALLENLATGAYGQMATVIRTLGRFDIGI